Proteins from a single region of Lampris incognitus isolate fLamInc1 chromosome 16, fLamInc1.hap2, whole genome shotgun sequence:
- the LOC130126704 gene encoding germ cell nuclear acidic protein-like, which produces MGCQKLTAMKETDRDQVYLLKLLKLPLVRSVLGPNCIEEATDLGGGRTAASAGQPDLGQRGNRTPEAAGGPRGNRTSQAVGRPRDEQNSQVSERPRGKRTSQAAGRPQGKLNPKAAGRPRGNRTSQAVGRPRDEQNSQVSERPRGNRTSQAVGRPRDEQNSQVSERPRGNRTSQAAGRPRDEQNSQVSERPRGNRTSQASGRPRDEQNSQVSERPRGNRTSQAAGRPQGKLNPKAAERPRGNRTSQAVGRPRDEQNSQVSERPRGNRTSQAAGRPQGKLNPKAAGRPRGNRTSQAPGRPRDEQNSQVSERPRGNRTSQAAGRPRDEQNSQVSERPRGKRTSQAAGRPQGKLNPKAAGRPRGNRTSQAVGRPRDEQNSQVSERPRGNRTSQAAGRPRDEQNSQVSERPRGNRTSQAAGRPQGKLNPKAAGRPRGNRTSQAVGRPRDEQNSQVSERPRGKRTSQAAGRPQGKLNPKAAGRTELAGVGTAAGQPDLAGGGTAAGQAEPKGGRTAAGQPDLAGGGAAAGRTELAGVGTAAGQPDLAGGGTAAGQAEPKGGGTAAGQPDRRRRFVCRE; this is translated from the exons ATGGGCTGCCAGAAGCTCACAGCGATGAAGGAGACTGACAGAGATCAGG TGTACCTCCTTAAGCTGCTGAAGTTGCCACTGGTACGCAGTGTGCTCGGACCCAACTGCATAGAAGAGGCA acggacctcggaggcggcagaACGGCCGCCTCCGCGGGGCAACCGGACCTCGGGCAGCGGGGTAACCGGACTCCGGAGGCAGCTGGAGGGCCGCGGGGCAACCGGACCTCGCAGGCGGTGGGACGGCCACGGGACGAACAGAACTCGCAGGTGTCGGAACGGCCGCGGGGCAAACGGACCTcgcaggcggcgggacggccgcagGGCAAGCTGAACCCAAAGGCGGCGGGAAGGCCGCGGGGCAACCGGACCTCGCAGGCGGTGGGACGGCCGCGGGACGAACAGAACTCGCAGGTGTCGGAACGGCCGCGGGGCAACCGGACCTCGCAGGCGGTAGGACGGCCGCGGGACGAACAGAACTCGCAGGTGTCGGAACGGCCGCGGGGCAACCGGACCTcgcaggcggcgggacggccgcgggaCGAACAGAACTCGCAGGTGTCGGAACGGCCGCGGGGCAACCGGACCTCGCAGGCGTCGGGACGGCCGCGGGACGAACAGAACTCGCAGGTGTCGGAACGGCCGCGGGGCAACCGGACCTcgcaggcggcgggacggccgcagGGCAAGCTGAACCCAAAGGCGGCCGAACGGCCGCGGGGCAACCGGACCTCGCAGGCGGTGGGGCGGCCGCGGGACGAACAGAACTCGCAGGTGTCGGAACGGCCGCGGGGCAACCGGACCTcgcaggcggcgggacggccgcagGGCAAGCTGAACCCaaaggcggcgggacggccgcggggcaaccGGACCTCGCAGGCGCCGGGACGGCCGCGGGACGAACAGAACTCGCAGGTGTCGGAACGGCCGCGGGGCAACCGGACCTCGCAGGCGGCAGGACGGCCGCGGGACGAACAGAACTCGCAGGTGTCGGAACGGCCGCGGGGCAAACGCACCTcgcaggcggcgggacggccgcagGGCAAGCTGAACCCAAAGGCGGccggacggccgcggggcaaccGGACCTCGCAGGCGGTGGGGCGGCCGCGGGACGAACAGAACTCGCAGGTGTCAGAACGGCCGCGGGGCAACCGGACCTCGCAGGCGGCAGGACGGCCGCGGGACGAACAGAACTCGCAGGTGTCGGAACGGCCGCGGGGCAACCGGACCTCGCAGGCGGCAGGACGGCCGCAGGGCAAGCTGAACCCaaaggcggcgggacggccgcggggcaaccGGACCTCGCAGGCGGTGGGACGGCCGCGGGACGAACAGAACTCGCAGGTGTCGGAACGGCCGCGGGGCAAACGGACCTCGCAGGCGGCGGGGCGGCCGCAGGGCAAGCTGAACCCAAAGGCTGCGGGACGAACAGAACTCGCAGGTGTCGGAACGGCCGCGGGGCAACCGGACCTcgcaggcggcgggacggccgcagGGCAAGCTGAACCCAAAGGCGGccggacggccgcggggcaaccGGACCTCGCAGGCGGTGGGGCGGCCGCGGGACGAACAGAACTCGCAGGTGTCGGAACGGCCGCGGGGCAACCGGACCTCGCAGGCGGTGGGACGGCCGCAGGGCAAGCTGAACCCaaaggcggcgggacggccgcgggaCAACCGGACCGCCGCCGTCGGTTCGTCTGCCGAGAATAG